The genomic segment TGTTTCTACTGTTATCGCTTTCTATACAAGCTCAGCAGAAATGTAAGGCGTATCGTCCTTTCCCTTTCAGTCTGCAATATTTCGAAATTGCCGAAGATAAGGAATTTATTCCCTCTACACTCGATGATTTGCGTGCACATGGCGTAAGTAATCTATGGATACGTGACTGTAAAAGTCCAAAGAGCAATGATATAGTGAAGCGTTTCCAAATGGAAGGTTTCAAAATAGACTTTATGACACATGGGCATGAGAACTTTATCCGTGATGAAGTGCCAAAAGTAAGCGTATACGATCCGAAGTACGAAGAAGTGGTACGCGGAAATGTAAAGAATGGTTTGGCACAATTGTCCCAAATAGCACATCCTGACTATGTATTTCCCTATATAGACGAACCATTTCATCGCAAGCCCTTTTTAGATTATTCGGCAGCGACTCGTGCCGAGTTCAAGCGTCAATATGGTTATGCTATGCCAAAAAGTTTTGAAGAAGCCTGTAAAAATCCTCGTATACAACTGGACTTCTTGAATTTTCAATCACTTATTTTTCGGGACGGCTGGATGAAAACTGCCAAAATCGTACATGAGTTTGATCCCCGTGTAAAGATTGCCATCACTCATGATAGTCATAACGTATATGGAGGCGGAGTAAACTCAAATAGCCAAATGGCTATGGATGACGTATTCTACTGGGGCGGTGACTATGCTGATCTTTTTGTTTACGATATCTATCCTTATCTGACTTTTGATTACCGTTATGGGGAAACCGGTGTATATCGTAAACCTCGTATGAGTCAGTTGCATTATACTATGGCACAACTTCGAAACATGACTACCACTTATGGTAAAAAAATGGGATTTTGGGTAGGTACTTATAATAAAGCTTGGTTTGTACGTTTTCGTGGAAAAGAACGCGCTGAACAATTTTGGTCAGAACGTGAAGTACTCTATACGGCCATTGCAGGAGGAGCAGATTATATTATTTCTCCCTCTGACTACATGGGACATAACTTACCTGTAGACCAAAACCATTGGGATGAATATGGCAGAGGAATGCGTATCATTCAAAAAGAAGGTGCAGCCATTACCGATGCTCCTAAAGTGAAAGCCAATGCCTGCTTCCTTTTTCCCCGTACTCAATATCTGCTTACTCAGGAGGAATACTATAATGTAGGCCTGTCTTATGAACTGTTCCTGCGTTCTTTTGGTGAACTTGATATTTTACATGAAAACCAAATTACTGATGATACCTTAAACGGTTATCAAGCTTTGGTATTGTGCGATGTAACATTACTACCGGAAAAGGTGGCTGAACATATTGTCCGTTTTGTAAAAAATGGCGGTACTGTGATAGCTGACTGTGTACCTCAGCTGAACGAAAACCAAAAAACTTCTTCTATTATGAATCGTTTGTTCGGCGTTGATAATGTCTCTATTCAACGGGTAAAACGTGAAGGTCAGTGGGTACCTTTTGTGAACCTGCCTGCCAAATACTCATTCCCACCCGTAAATGGTGTGACCGATACAAACTATCTGTTTGATACTTGGAATGCGATGCAAATAGTATCACCTCGTACTTGCAAGGCAACCGAAGCGACCATAAATGGATATTCAAAAAATGGTATCCCCATGATACTGACCAACAAAGTCGGAAAAGGTAATGTCATACTCTTTGGATTCTGTATGCAGGATACTTATTTCCAAGCTTGCAAAACGGATGATGAGACTACACTCAATGCTCTTTATACTCAAGTGCATAACGCCTTTGCTGAAAATGGAATTATATCTCATATATATTCCTCCAATCCAGAAATAGAAGCGGGATTGCGTTCGTCAAGTGAAACAGCCTACCTGTTCGTCATTAATCACGAAACGCGAACTGATAATAGCCAAATATTTCTGCGCCAGTTACCTGGTAAAGTTGCTAAGGTTATTGATGTAGAAACTAGTTGTCCTATAGATTATATATGCAAGTCTAATGGCATTGATATAGATGTGAATGTACCATTTGGAAAAACACAACTAATTAAAATAACTTATCAAAAGTAATAACCAATAAATTATTATATTATGAAAACTAAGACCTTTTTGTTAGGCTTGTCTGCTTTATTATTAGGCAGTATTTCCATTCTATCATGCAGTGATGATGATAAAGAAATAGTGAGTGGTGGCAAAACAACCCCTAAATTAGGTGCTGTTGTAGTGACAGAGACTTCTATTACACACAAAGCAGCTACTGTAACAGCTGAATTAATTGATTGGGGGGGAGCAGAACCCAATTCTTCGGGAATTTGTTGGGCCACTACCCCTAATCCTTCAGTGGAGCAACAAACTAAAGTGAAAATTGATATGTCCGAACCAGGAGACTATGAATACAATATTAAAGGTTTGCTTCCTGAAACTAAATATTACGTTCGTAGTTTCGCACGTAATGCACGCGGTTTAGTTTACAGTGAGCAACTTGAATTTGAAACAAAACCTGAATCGCCTGATATGATGGATTATGTAGAAGTAGGTAATCCAGAGTTAATAGGTGAACCTGGTAAAGTGAATGCAAATCTAGCGTCCACTATTATTAGTAATGGTGGAGGGACGCTCAAACGTGCCGGATTTGTAATCTCAGAACATACTCAACCCACTGTTGAAGATAAGATGTATGAATTATCTCCTGCCAAAATAGGAAACTTTGAACTAACCATTTCTTCACTTCTCTCTGGTACTACGTATTATGTACGCACCTTTGGCGAAAATGTAAAGGGAATTGTATATAGTAGTGAAGAACTTTCATTCACAACACAAGAGGCCGACATGTCCTTGAAGGGAAATTGTGGTAATCTGTTAATTGGTGGCACTGTTGAAGTTCCTATAGGAACTCCCGGTAATTTAAACGATAAAGCTGAGAAAATTATAGAAAGAGAATATAATGTTGTACAAATACCTTGCTACCCAATAGCCTGGAATAGCTGGAGTGCCCTAGAAGATATGAACTTAGATGCACAACGCCAATATGTAGATTGGTGTCAAAAGCGTGGCATCAAGACAATTGGACATTTTTTACTAGCAGGCCCTCAAACTTACTATCCTGACTGGTTTCTTAATAAAACTTGGTCTACTGAAGAATTAGAAACTGCTCTAGAGAACAGAATAAAGACCGTAATTGAAAAAATGGGTGGTGACAAGGTAGATATGTGGACAGTGGTGAATGAATCTTTGAACAAAGGAGTCTACGAGACTTGTAAATGGAGCGCTTTAGGTACAGAAAACTCATTATCTGGAGGTAAAGCTGTCCCTATTTATATTACAAAAGCTTTTGAATACGCTAAAAAATATGCTCCTAATGCAGAGCTTATATTAAGTGAACGTAACTTTTTGATGTCCATGCAAACAGACAAAAATGCTGTTGAATTCCGAAAACTGGCCCTACATTTGAAAGAAAAAGGATTGTGTACGACTGTTGGAGTACAGCTTCACCAGATTCAAGCAGCAGCCGGATTTAATAATCCTGAAACGATGGCAGGTTGGGCACAACTGACAAATCATATAAAATGGTTTAAAGATAACGGTTTTAAAATTATTATTAATGAAGTTTCCATCTCTAAAGCTAAAAAGCAAACAGATCCCGCTTTTACTGCCGCTGAATTGGATTGCCAGAAACGAGCTTATGTGAAATTTATGCAGACTGCCATTGATGCCGGTGCCGATGGAATGCTCTTTTGGGGACTTGGGGATGGTTATAACTCGTACCGTCAATGGGATGAATGTAATTTATACGACCATAATCGCGATCGTAAACCTGCATTCGACGGCGTACTTGAAGTGTTAATGCAGAAATTTCCTGTAACAGAGTAAAATATAAATTACAGAGAATATGAAAATACTGTGTAAATCAGCATTACTTTTTTTATTAGTAGCAGTCATACCTTTAACAGGTATGGCTACCGCTACTAATATAGACCGTATACGATGTGAATATCTGAAGAATCCGCTTGGAATTGATGTGGCAACTCCTCGTTTCACTTGGGAAATCTCAGCTGGCCATAATGGTAAACAAACTGCTTGCCGACTAAAAGTGGCCACCAGTCCCCAACTGTTAAAGCGCGGTAAAGCTGATGTATGGAAATCTAGGCGAGTTAATACTGATATCCCTCGCATGGTTTATCAAGGTCCGGCTTTGCAAGCACACACCCGCTATTATTGGCAGGTGGAAGTGTGGAGTAACAGCCGTAAACTAACGTCTGAAATTGCTAGTTTTGAAACGGCTAAACTTTCCATAACCGATTGGCACGATGCCAAATGGATTAGTGATACATTCGATAAAGAATTCCGTAAGGCTCCTTTACTTCGTAAGAGTATCAGCCTAGAAGAAAAGAATATAAAAAATGCTCGTCTCTATGTGTCAGGTGTAGGTTACTATGAATTCTTTATTAATGGTGCTCATGTGAGTGACCGCAAACTGGAACCGGGGTATACGCACTTCGATAAACGTGTGCTTTATTCCACTTATGACGTGACCTCTATGCTGCAGCATGGCGAAAACGTATTGGCAGCCGAATTGGGCAATGGTTGGCTCAATATACAATCTCTATCTGTATGGGAATTTGAAAAAGCTCGATGGCGCATGCGTCCTCGTATGATAGCAGAACTACGCATTACTTACAATGATGGTACTGTACAAACCATTCCTACTGACCGTACATGGAAAACAAACAGTGGTGCCTGTTCTTTTAATAATCTGTATAGTGGCGAGGTATACGATGCCCGTTTGGTACATAAGGGATGGACGATACCCGGTTTTGACGACAAGAAGTGGATGCCTGCTATAGAGGTGGAAGCCCCTGCTAAGATACTTACTTCCCAGCAAATGCCTCCTATTCGTGTAGTACGCGAAGTAAAGCCTGTCAGTATGAGAAAGATTGATGACTATACCTATATATATGATATGGGTGAGAACATGACTGGGGTATGCCGTCTCCAAGTGCAAGGCCCAACCGGTACGTGTGTCACATTAGCACATGGTGAACTGATACATGATGATGGCACTTTAAATCAAGGTAATATTGAAATCTACTTTAAACGTGAAAAAAATGGTTTGCCTCAACATGTCGATCCTTTTGAACGTATACAAACCGACACTTATTTTTTGAGTGGTAATGGTATGGAAACCTATGAACCTAGATTTACCTATCATGGTTTCCGCTATGTAGAGGTTGCCAGTACCCGTCCGTTGACATTAACTCAAGAGAGTCTTACCGGGCTATGTATGCATACCGATGTAGAGCCTGTGGGAAATTTTGCTTGTTCTAATGAAATATTAAATAAACTGGTGGAAGCCAGTTGTAATTCATATTTAGGAAATCTGTTCAGTATTCCTACGGATTGTCCACAACGTGAAAAGAATGGATGGACGGCCGATGGTTACGTCGGTATGGACTATGGCTTACTTTTTTATGACGGCATTACTGTATATGAAAAATGGATGAACGATTTCATTGACAATCAACGTGAGCGTGGTGATCTTTCTGGCATTATACCAAGTTCAGGTTGGGGGTATGCCGATTGGATAGGGCCAGTATGGGATGCCGCTCTTTTTATCATCCCAAACAATCTGTATAAATATTACGGTGACACTCGTGCCATAGAAAAAATGTGGGACACTTGTGTACGCTACTTACAGTACCTTGAAGCTCGTGAAAAAGATGGTAAGCTGACTTATGGCATTGGAGACTGGGTATTCTACAAGGCAAAAACCGATACACACTTCACTTCCACTGCTTTCTATTGGCTGGATAACGTATTAATGGCTAAATTTGCTGATCTTACAGGGCATGATGGTACTAAGTATCGTGCCAAAGCTGATAATCTGAAAGAGCTCATTAACAACGAATGGTTCGATGCTGAAAAAAAAATGTACGCTAATGGTACACAAGCAGCTCAATCGGTGGGGCTGGCGCTAGGATTAGTCCCCGAAGAGCATGCGCAAGCCGTAGCTGATAATTTGGTACGTATGATCCGCGATAATGGTCATCAATTAGACTTCGGAATGCTGGGGAGTAAGTTTGTACCTGCCATGTTAGTTAAATATGGCTATGCTGATGATGCTTATAAAATGATAATTCGCCCTGAAGCTCCTTCTTGGGCCAATTGGATACATCGTGGCCTTACCACACTACCCGAAACCTGGGTTTTAGATAAAGACTTTAAAGACGCATCGCTCAATCACGCGTTCTTAGGTGATATATCTGCCTGGATGATGAATAGTTTGGCAGGCATCAACCCTAATCCTAAGAAACCTGGGTTTGCAGGTATCATCATCCGTCCGCAATTTATAAATGGCATATCATGGGCCAAAGGAGAATACCGTTCCGTTCGTGGACTTATTCGTAGCGAATGGAAACGAGAAGGCAATCAGATTGAACTTAACATCATTATACCAGCTAATACCGAAGCTGAATTACAGCTAAGAGATAAGTCCGTGGCTCTGAAAACGGGCAAAAACCAATTAACAATTAATCTATAATGAAAACAAAAACATTAGGCGTTACCGCCCTTATATGCTTGGCAGTTTCAATACAGTCTTGTGGTGACGGCATACCCGCATATAAGAACCCTGACAATCCTGTAGAAGTACGTGTCGCAGATTTGTTGAAACGTATGACACTGGAAGAGAAAATAGCTCAAATGCAAGATCTAAAGTTCAAAGACTTCTCCGTAGACGGAAAAGTAGATACAGTAAAAATGGACTCTGTACTCAAAGGTATGAGTTATGCCTCTGTATTCGGTTCAAGACTAAGCGTGGAA from the Bacteroides eggerthii genome contains:
- a CDS encoding endo-1,4-beta-xylanase, translated to MKTKTFLLGLSALLLGSISILSCSDDDKEIVSGGKTTPKLGAVVVTETSITHKAATVTAELIDWGGAEPNSSGICWATTPNPSVEQQTKVKIDMSEPGDYEYNIKGLLPETKYYVRSFARNARGLVYSEQLEFETKPESPDMMDYVEVGNPELIGEPGKVNANLASTIISNGGGTLKRAGFVISEHTQPTVEDKMYELSPAKIGNFELTISSLLSGTTYYVRTFGENVKGIVYSSEELSFTTQEADMSLKGNCGNLLIGGTVEVPIGTPGNLNDKAEKIIEREYNVVQIPCYPIAWNSWSALEDMNLDAQRQYVDWCQKRGIKTIGHFLLAGPQTYYPDWFLNKTWSTEELETALENRIKTVIEKMGGDKVDMWTVVNESLNKGVYETCKWSALGTENSLSGGKAVPIYITKAFEYAKKYAPNAELILSERNFLMSMQTDKNAVEFRKLALHLKEKGLCTTVGVQLHQIQAAAGFNNPETMAGWAQLTNHIKWFKDNGFKIIINEVSISKAKKQTDPAFTAAELDCQKRAYVKFMQTAIDAGADGMLFWGLGDGYNSYRQWDECNLYDHNRDRKPAFDGVLEVLMQKFPVTE
- a CDS encoding family 78 glycoside hydrolase catalytic domain, with the protein product MKILCKSALLFLLVAVIPLTGMATATNIDRIRCEYLKNPLGIDVATPRFTWEISAGHNGKQTACRLKVATSPQLLKRGKADVWKSRRVNTDIPRMVYQGPALQAHTRYYWQVEVWSNSRKLTSEIASFETAKLSITDWHDAKWISDTFDKEFRKAPLLRKSISLEEKNIKNARLYVSGVGYYEFFINGAHVSDRKLEPGYTHFDKRVLYSTYDVTSMLQHGENVLAAELGNGWLNIQSLSVWEFEKARWRMRPRMIAELRITYNDGTVQTIPTDRTWKTNSGACSFNNLYSGEVYDARLVHKGWTIPGFDDKKWMPAIEVEAPAKILTSQQMPPIRVVREVKPVSMRKIDDYTYIYDMGENMTGVCRLQVQGPTGTCVTLAHGELIHDDGTLNQGNIEIYFKREKNGLPQHVDPFERIQTDTYFLSGNGMETYEPRFTYHGFRYVEVASTRPLTLTQESLTGLCMHTDVEPVGNFACSNEILNKLVEASCNSYLGNLFSIPTDCPQREKNGWTADGYVGMDYGLLFYDGITVYEKWMNDFIDNQRERGDLSGIIPSSGWGYADWIGPVWDAALFIIPNNLYKYYGDTRAIEKMWDTCVRYLQYLEAREKDGKLTYGIGDWVFYKAKTDTHFTSTAFYWLDNVLMAKFADLTGHDGTKYRAKADNLKELINNEWFDAEKKMYANGTQAAQSVGLALGLVPEEHAQAVADNLVRMIRDNGHQLDFGMLGSKFVPAMLVKYGYADDAYKMIIRPEAPSWANWIHRGLTTLPETWVLDKDFKDASLNHAFLGDISAWMMNSLAGINPNPKKPGFAGIIIRPQFINGISWAKGEYRSVRGLIRSEWKREGNQIELNIIIPANTEAELQLRDKSVALKTGKNQLTINL
- a CDS encoding beta-galactosidase trimerization domain-containing protein, whose product is MKKYSIYTILCLFLLLSLSIQAQQKCKAYRPFPFSLQYFEIAEDKEFIPSTLDDLRAHGVSNLWIRDCKSPKSNDIVKRFQMEGFKIDFMTHGHENFIRDEVPKVSVYDPKYEEVVRGNVKNGLAQLSQIAHPDYVFPYIDEPFHRKPFLDYSAATRAEFKRQYGYAMPKSFEEACKNPRIQLDFLNFQSLIFRDGWMKTAKIVHEFDPRVKIAITHDSHNVYGGGVNSNSQMAMDDVFYWGGDYADLFVYDIYPYLTFDYRYGETGVYRKPRMSQLHYTMAQLRNMTTTYGKKMGFWVGTYNKAWFVRFRGKERAEQFWSEREVLYTAIAGGADYIISPSDYMGHNLPVDQNHWDEYGRGMRIIQKEGAAITDAPKVKANACFLFPRTQYLLTQEEYYNVGLSYELFLRSFGELDILHENQITDDTLNGYQALVLCDVTLLPEKVAEHIVRFVKNGGTVIADCVPQLNENQKTSSIMNRLFGVDNVSIQRVKREGQWVPFVNLPAKYSFPPVNGVTDTNYLFDTWNAMQIVSPRTCKATEATINGYSKNGIPMILTNKVGKGNVILFGFCMQDTYFQACKTDDETTLNALYTQVHNAFAENGIISHIYSSNPEIEAGLRSSSETAYLFVINHETRTDNSQIFLRQLPGKVAKVIDVETSCPIDYICKSNGIDIDVNVPFGKTQLIKITYQK